A single Nostoc sp. PCC 7107 DNA region contains:
- the carA gene encoding glutamine-hydrolyzing carbamoyl-phosphate synthase small subunit: MSLSDAIPALLVLADGTAYRGWSFGATGTTIGEVVFNTGMTGYQEVLTDPSYCGQIVIFTYPELGNTGVNSEDEESARPQARGAIARNICHKPSNWRSTQSLPEYLKQHQVPGIYGIDTRALTRKIRTFGAMNGGISTEILDEAELLEQVQGFPNMAGLNLVKEVSTPQVYEWSEPTIAEWEFNAENVTPGGESFTVVALDFGVKRNILRRLASYGCRVIVVPVNTTAAEILSYNPDGIFLSNGPGDPAAVTEGIATVKTLLESEKPMFGICMGHQILGHALGAETFKLKFGHRGLNQPAGLERRIEITSQNHSFAINPDTLPQAVVEISHLNLNDRTVAGVRHKSLPIFSVQYHPEASPGPHDADYLFEQFVQAMRSLSTVTNAEVK, translated from the coding sequence ATGTCCCTGTCTGACGCAATACCTGCTTTACTTGTTTTGGCAGATGGCACTGCTTACCGTGGTTGGTCTTTCGGTGCGACGGGAACCACAATCGGGGAAGTGGTGTTTAACACTGGTATGACCGGATATCAAGAAGTATTAACCGACCCCAGTTACTGCGGTCAAATTGTGATTTTTACCTATCCTGAATTAGGGAACACAGGCGTTAATTCTGAAGATGAAGAATCGGCGCGGCCGCAAGCGAGAGGAGCGATCGCTCGCAATATTTGTCACAAACCAAGTAACTGGCGATCGACTCAATCCTTACCTGAATACCTCAAACAGCACCAGGTTCCCGGTATCTATGGCATTGATACCCGCGCCCTCACCCGCAAAATTCGGACGTTCGGCGCAATGAATGGGGGGATTTCTACAGAAATTCTCGACGAAGCAGAATTGCTAGAACAAGTGCAAGGCTTTCCCAATATGGCTGGCTTAAATCTAGTCAAGGAAGTCAGCACACCTCAAGTTTATGAATGGTCAGAACCAACCATCGCTGAATGGGAATTCAACGCAGAAAATGTTACTCCTGGCGGAGAATCTTTTACCGTTGTCGCCCTTGATTTTGGTGTGAAGCGGAATATATTGCGCCGTTTGGCTAGTTACGGTTGTCGCGTCATTGTTGTTCCGGTAAACACAACAGCAGCAGAAATTCTCAGCTACAATCCAGATGGCATCTTTCTCTCCAACGGCCCTGGCGATCCAGCTGCCGTGACCGAAGGTATCGCAACAGTCAAAACACTGTTAGAAAGTGAAAAACCCATGTTTGGTATCTGTATGGGACACCAAATTTTGGGTCACGCTCTAGGCGCAGAAACTTTTAAGCTCAAATTCGGCCATCGAGGTTTAAATCAGCCTGCGGGTTTAGAACGGCGGATCGAAATTACCAGCCAAAACCACAGTTTTGCCATTAACCCAGATACTTTACCTCAAGCAGTTGTCGAGATCAGCCACCTGAACTTGAATGATCGCACTGTTGCTGGTGTCCGTCATAAGTCTTTGCCCATCTTCTCGGTACAGTATCACCCCGAAGCCAGCCCCGGCCCCCATGATGCTGATTACTTGTTTGAGCAATTTGTCCAAGCAATGCGATCACTAAGCACAGTTACTAACGCTGAGGTTAAGTAA
- a CDS encoding DUF1816 domain-containing protein produces the protein MKTIGYDMKEALINTFNSLGLAWWVEILTQSPRCTYYFGPFLTSADAKIALKGYVEDLELEGAQGIQVNVKRCKPDNLTIAEDLGERIDRKVKPAFSGQM, from the coding sequence ATGAAAACCATCGGGTACGACATGAAAGAAGCTTTAATCAACACATTTAATAGTCTTGGATTAGCGTGGTGGGTGGAGATTTTAACACAAAGCCCCCGTTGCACCTACTACTTTGGGCCATTTCTGACTTCAGCTGATGCCAAAATAGCCTTAAAAGGCTATGTGGAAGATTTAGAACTTGAAGGGGCGCAAGGAATACAGGTGAATGTAAAACGCTGTAAACCAGATAATTTGACAATTGCCGAAGACTTGGGGGAACGGATTGACCGCAAAGTAAAGCCTGCCTTTAGCGGTCAGATGTAA
- the sat gene encoding sulfate adenylyltransferase, with protein sequence MSHHQDAIAPHGGELVNRIATPEQREEFLSQADFLPRVQLDERAVSDVEMIAIGAFSPLTGFMNQSDYDRVVTQMRLANGLVWSIPITLSVAEEIASPLKEGDLIRLDNPAGRFIGVLQLTQKYTYDKLREAVNVYRTDDANHPGVQVVYNQGSVHLAGDIWLLQRAPHPQFPTYQIDPAASRQMFRENGWKTIVGFQTRNPIHRAHEYIQKCALETVDALFLHPLVGATKDDDIAADVRMRCYEILLEHYYPGDRVVLAINPAAMRYAGPREAIFHALVRKNYGCTHFIVGRDHAGVGNYYGTYDAQYIFDEFEPSEIGIVPMKFEHAFYCTRTKQMATTKTSPSKPEERIHLSGTKVREMLRRGELPPPEFSRPEVAAELARAMRVPIPIPALT encoded by the coding sequence TTGAGTCACCATCAAGATGCTATTGCGCCGCACGGTGGAGAGTTAGTTAATCGCATCGCCACACCGGAACAAAGAGAAGAATTCCTGTCTCAGGCGGATTTTTTGCCTCGCGTACAACTAGATGAGCGTGCGGTTTCTGATGTAGAAATGATTGCGATCGGTGCTTTTAGTCCACTCACTGGTTTTATGAATCAGTCAGACTACGATCGCGTTGTCACCCAAATGCGTCTGGCTAACGGTCTGGTATGGTCAATTCCAATTACGCTTTCGGTAGCAGAAGAGATCGCTTCACCTCTAAAAGAAGGTGACTTGATTCGCTTAGATAACCCCGCAGGTCGGTTTATTGGGGTTTTACAGCTTACACAAAAATATACTTACGACAAACTCCGCGAAGCTGTCAATGTCTACCGCACCGATGACGCAAATCATCCTGGTGTGCAGGTAGTTTATAACCAAGGTTCTGTACATCTTGCTGGTGATATCTGGCTGTTGCAACGCGCTCCCCATCCTCAGTTTCCCACTTATCAAATTGATCCTGCTGCTTCACGGCAAATGTTTCGGGAAAATGGTTGGAAAACCATTGTGGGTTTCCAAACCCGTAACCCCATCCACCGCGCTCATGAATATATCCAAAAGTGCGCCTTAGAAACTGTAGACGCTCTATTTTTGCACCCATTGGTGGGCGCAACTAAAGATGATGACATCGCGGCTGATGTGCGGATGCGCTGCTATGAAATTTTGCTGGAGCATTATTATCCTGGCGATCGCGTAGTTTTAGCCATCAACCCCGCCGCAATGCGTTATGCTGGCCCCCGTGAGGCAATCTTCCATGCTTTAGTTCGCAAAAACTACGGTTGTACTCACTTCATTGTCGGCCGAGATCATGCAGGTGTGGGCAATTATTACGGTACTTATGATGCTCAATACATTTTTGATGAATTTGAGCCAAGTGAAATCGGAATTGTCCCCATGAAGTTTGAACACGCGTTCTACTGCACACGTACCAAGCAAATGGCGACGACTAAAACTAGTCCTAGCAAACCAGAAGAACGTATTCACCTCTCAGGAACAAAAGTGAGAGAAATGCTCCGTCGGGGTGAATTACCACCACCAGAATTCTCCCGCCCGGAAGTTGCAGCCGAGTTGGCGCGGGCGATGCGAGTTCCCATTCCGATTCCAGCTTTGACTTAA
- a CDS encoding caspase family protein, whose translation MKRRTFLQRIGSILAVLGVTEAEWLTLSDSYSQALAQPTPRKLALLIGINQYRKSPSLSGCLTDVELQKELLINRFGFLAANILTLTDEQASREFIEAAFLDHFGKQVKSDDVVVFHFSGYGTRIKLNESEDTLQNALVPTNENLEIQNENIATYLLEETLLLLLRSLPTERVTAVLDTSYDTPSTIQQTGWRIRTHQELPTAQLATAEIEFLQQLKTKTSFSPAVILSATSDPKQVAKEGLFSGFSAGLFTYALTQYLWETNPATSLQFSLSHTENTMFKWGSKQQPSLVNGKKALTSENLLLDQNIGAEGAIIATEEDGKNAQIWLGGLPPQVLENYGVNSRFSSANGEQLILRSRTGLTAKAQISGGDVANPLQVGQLVQEVIRVLPRNISLNIVLDSALERIERVDATSAFAALASMVSVVTGEQPPDYVFGKLSQTPSRYALFTPAGQLIANSAGEVGEAVKVAVTRLAAKLPHLLAAKFWRLTENEGSSRLPIKGSLELVNGISPKAILQRGTLRTLDPKIPKKPLSTQYGLNAALPLTALSTPIVPIGSRIQYRIQNQGDRSVYLMLLGLKNHRTAIAFYPWQTVEEPNTSETKPVLQQVMIPAGETVTLPQNTATSGWTISGPAYECEHQLILSIAPFTTTLKALETPKSPAGDQQPIGALVNPWEIAQAVLQDLHNASIPAAEINGTANDAYILNVNHWASFNFSFLAN comes from the coding sequence ATGAAGCGTCGGACTTTTTTACAACGGATTGGTTCAATACTTGCGGTGTTGGGTGTTACTGAGGCTGAATGGTTGACTTTGAGCGATAGCTATTCCCAGGCTTTAGCACAACCCACTCCCCGCAAACTAGCTTTATTAATCGGCATCAATCAATACCGCAAAAGTCCCTCACTTAGTGGCTGTCTCACTGATGTCGAACTGCAAAAAGAACTGTTGATTAATCGGTTTGGCTTTTTAGCTGCCAATATTTTGACGTTAACGGATGAACAAGCCAGCCGCGAATTTATTGAAGCAGCTTTTTTAGATCATTTTGGTAAACAAGTTAAATCTGATGATGTCGTCGTTTTTCACTTTAGCGGTTACGGGACTCGCATCAAATTAAATGAGTCGGAGGATACGCTACAAAACGCGTTAGTGCCAACGAACGAAAATTTAGAAATTCAAAATGAAAATATAGCCACTTATCTGTTAGAAGAAACTCTTTTATTATTACTGCGATCGCTCCCTACAGAACGCGTTACCGCAGTCTTAGATACTAGTTATGATACGCCTAGTACAATCCAACAGACAGGGTGGCGCATTCGTACCCATCAAGAGTTACCAACAGCACAGTTAGCAACCGCAGAAATCGAATTTCTCCAACAACTCAAAACTAAAACTTCATTTAGCCCTGCTGTTATCTTATCTGCCACATCTGATCCCAAACAAGTTGCAAAGGAAGGACTATTTTCTGGGTTTAGTGCTGGCTTATTTACTTATGCTTTAACTCAATATCTTTGGGAAACTAATCCAGCCACATCGCTGCAATTCAGCCTCTCCCATACGGAGAATACAATGTTTAAATGGGGTAGTAAACAGCAGCCCAGTTTAGTCAATGGGAAAAAGGCCTTAACTAGCGAGAATTTGCTTTTAGACCAAAATATTGGCGCAGAAGGAGCAATTATTGCTACAGAGGAAGACGGTAAAAATGCCCAAATCTGGTTAGGTGGACTCCCCCCACAAGTATTAGAAAACTACGGTGTGAATTCTCGGTTTTCATCTGCCAATGGCGAACAGTTAATATTGCGATCACGCACAGGGTTAACAGCAAAAGCTCAAATTTCTGGGGGAGATGTTGCAAATCCTCTCCAAGTTGGGCAACTTGTCCAAGAAGTAATTAGGGTTTTACCCCGCAATATCAGTTTAAATATTGTCTTAGATTCAGCACTAGAAAGAATTGAACGAGTTGATGCTACCAGCGCCTTTGCCGCATTGGCATCTATGGTTAGCGTTGTCACAGGAGAACAACCACCAGATTACGTTTTTGGTAAACTTTCGCAAACTCCCAGCCGCTATGCTTTATTCACTCCGGCTGGACAGTTAATTGCTAACAGTGCAGGTGAAGTCGGGGAAGCTGTGAAAGTAGCAGTAACCCGATTAGCGGCGAAATTACCGCATCTATTAGCCGCTAAGTTCTGGCGACTCACAGAAAATGAGGGTTCTTCCCGCCTACCAATCAAGGGCAGTTTAGAACTTGTCAATGGTATATCACCAAAGGCAATTTTACAACGGGGAACCTTACGCACTCTTGACCCAAAAATCCCCAAAAAACCACTCAGCACTCAGTACGGGCTAAACGCCGCGCTACCACTAACAGCACTCAGCACTCCCATTGTACCGATTGGTAGTCGCATTCAATACCGAATCCAAAATCAAGGCGATCGCTCAGTATATTTAATGCTACTAGGTTTAAAAAATCATAGGACGGCGATCGCTTTCTATCCTTGGCAAACTGTTGAAGAACCAAACACTTCGGAAACTAAACCGGTACTCCAACAAGTGATGATCCCGGCTGGTGAAACTGTCACCTTGCCACAAAATACTGCTACATCTGGATGGACAATTTCGGGGCCAGCTTACGAATGCGAACACCAATTAATTCTGAGTATTGCACCTTTCACCACCACCCTCAAAGCTTTAGAAACGCCTAAGTCTCCTGCGGGAGATCAACAACCCATTGGTGCATTAGTCAATCCTTGGGAAATCGCCCAAGCGGTATTACAAGATTTACATAATGCCAGCATTCCCGCAGCCGAAATAAATGGTACAGCTAATGATGCCTATATATTAAATGTCAATCATTGGGCTAGTTTTAACTTTAGTTTTCTAGCGAACTGA
- a CDS encoding Mini-ribonuclease 3 — protein MKSHEEEPIDRQDEPPIADLSWVQACLANTVQLRQAISPTQVQQISPAALAYIGDAIYELYARISYLLPLQRLETYHRLVVAQVRAETQALHLRSLIPHLREAELEIVRRGRNASTGRPKRLAPEIYQQATSLETLIGYLYLTDIPRLTELLQKLHLDQE, from the coding sequence GTGAAGTCCCACGAGGAAGAGCCAATAGATAGACAAGATGAACCTCCTATAGCTGATTTATCTTGGGTGCAAGCCTGTTTAGCGAACACCGTGCAATTACGCCAAGCAATTTCCCCAACACAAGTGCAGCAAATTTCTCCTGCTGCTTTAGCATATATAGGAGACGCAATTTATGAGCTTTATGCTAGAATATCCTATCTATTGCCATTACAGCGACTAGAAACTTACCACCGTTTGGTAGTGGCCCAGGTGAGAGCGGAAACACAAGCCCTACATTTGCGATCGCTGATTCCTCATCTGAGGGAAGCCGAACTAGAAATTGTCCGTCGGGGGCGTAATGCCTCTACAGGACGACCTAAACGCCTTGCTCCCGAAATTTATCAACAAGCAACTAGTTTAGAAACTTTGATTGGTTACTTGTATCTAACTGACATCCCACGCTTAACTGAATTGTTGCAGAAACTTCATCTCGACCAAGAGTGA
- a CDS encoding STAS domain-containing protein translates to MIEEGIIAEPLNLTVSLRGTREARDNYQLFRLTGLLDAFSEPTFSKVLGSKIEEGPKHIILDLSKIDFVDSSGLGALVKLAKQAQLAEGTLQIVSNPRVTQTVKLVRLEKFLSLQTTVDVALENIKES, encoded by the coding sequence ATGATTGAGGAGGGAATTATTGCTGAACCACTTAATCTAACCGTAAGCCTGAGAGGCACTCGTGAAGCCCGGGATAACTATCAGCTATTCCGCCTCACAGGTTTGTTAGATGCCTTTTCTGAACCGACATTTAGCAAGGTACTGGGTAGTAAAATTGAAGAGGGGCCAAAGCATATTATTCTGGATCTCTCAAAAATTGACTTTGTTGATAGCTCTGGCTTGGGAGCCTTGGTAAAGCTGGCCAAGCAGGCTCAATTGGCTGAAGGCACCTTGCAAATTGTCTCCAATCCCCGCGTTACCCAAACGGTCAAACTTGTTCGCTTAGAGAAGTTTCTCTCTCTGCAAACTACAGTGGACGTGGCTCTAGAAAACATCAAGGAGTCTTGA
- a CDS encoding alpha/beta fold hydrolase: MVSTVGTVSLNTYVQGQGFPILAIHGHPGSGRSLSVFTNHLSKRFQTFAPDLRGYGKSCYRGDFAMTDHLTDLEALLDRLKIEKCLILGWSLGGILAMELAFRMPQRITGLILVATAARPYGNHPPITWQDNLYTGIAGILNLIKPSWQWNIDTFGKRSLFRYLIQQHTATAYKYIAQEAVPAYLQTSAGATRALSTALRSRYNRLTELEQINCPSLVLAGAQDRHITAESSLETARHLKNGQWQCYPHTAHLFPWEIPHQVLSDIDQWLEAHQENFRF, from the coding sequence ATGGTTTCAACTGTGGGTACTGTCAGCCTTAACACCTACGTTCAAGGTCAAGGATTTCCAATTTTAGCGATACATGGTCATCCTGGTTCTGGTCGTAGTCTTTCTGTATTTACCAACCACTTATCAAAACGCTTTCAAACTTTCGCCCCAGATTTGCGTGGTTACGGCAAAAGTTGCTATCGAGGTGATTTTGCCATGACAGATCATTTAACTGATCTAGAGGCGCTCTTAGACCGTTTAAAAATTGAAAAATGCTTGATATTAGGTTGGTCGCTGGGCGGTATTTTGGCAATGGAATTAGCGTTCAGGATGCCACAGCGTATTACTGGGCTAATTTTGGTGGCCACAGCTGCTAGACCTTATGGCAACCATCCCCCCATAACTTGGCAAGATAACCTTTATACAGGGATAGCTGGGATATTGAATTTAATCAAGCCTAGTTGGCAATGGAATATTGATACATTTGGCAAACGATCGCTGTTTCGTTACCTGATTCAGCAACATACAGCTACTGCCTATAAATACATTGCTCAAGAAGCTGTACCAGCTTATTTGCAAACTTCGGCTGGTGCCACACGTGCCTTGTCCACTGCCCTACGATCTAGATACAATCGTTTAACAGAACTAGAGCAGATTAATTGCCCTAGTCTGGTACTAGCAGGCGCACAAGACCGCCACATCACAGCCGAATCTAGTTTAGAAACCGCCAGACACCTTAAGAACGGCCAGTGGCAATGTTATCCCCATACTGCACATCTTTTCCCGTGGGAAATTCCGCATCAGGTACTGAGTGACATTGACCAATGGTTAGAAGCACACCAAGAAAATTTTAGATTTTAG
- the mnmA gene encoding tRNA 2-thiouridine(34) synthase MnmA yields the protein MKKVVVGLSGGVDSSVAAAILHNQGYEVIGLTLWLMKGKGQCCSEGMIDAADICEQLGIPHEVVDIRDVFQTNIVDYLVSGYSIGITPLPCSQCNKTVKFGPMVEYAREQLGCDLIATGHYARIGYDEATGRYQLLRAVDRNKDQSYFLYDLSQDLLAASVFPLGEMEKADTRRIANEYGLKTADKPESQDLCLVESNGSMRAFLDKYLAPKQGEIVDTTGKVLGQHDGVHHYTIGQRKGLGIAAAEPLYVVELDAVNNRVVVGDRTQVTQPECTVGRVNWVSIAEPTTPIHAEVQVRYRSHPVPVTVIPLENSRVRLVFDEPQFSITPGQAAVWYDGEKVLGGGIIEQFG from the coding sequence ATGAAAAAAGTTGTCGTAGGTCTTTCCGGTGGCGTTGACAGTTCGGTTGCTGCTGCTATTCTACATAATCAGGGCTATGAAGTGATTGGTCTAACCCTTTGGCTGATGAAAGGCAAAGGGCAATGTTGCTCTGAAGGAATGATCGACGCGGCTGATATTTGCGAACAACTGGGGATTCCCCATGAAGTTGTCGATATTCGGGATGTCTTTCAGACAAACATTGTTGATTATTTAGTATCTGGTTACAGTATTGGCATTACGCCGTTACCTTGTTCGCAGTGTAATAAAACGGTGAAGTTTGGCCCAATGGTGGAATATGCCCGTGAACAATTGGGATGCGATCTCATTGCCACTGGTCATTATGCCCGAATTGGCTACGATGAAGCAACTGGGCGTTATCAATTATTAAGAGCAGTTGACCGCAACAAAGACCAGTCGTACTTTTTGTATGATTTGTCTCAAGATTTACTCGCGGCTTCTGTATTTCCTCTAGGGGAAATGGAAAAAGCCGATACCCGCCGGATTGCTAATGAATACGGTTTGAAAACTGCCGACAAGCCAGAAAGCCAAGATTTGTGCTTAGTCGAAAGCAACGGTTCCATGCGGGCATTTTTAGATAAATATCTCGCTCCTAAACAAGGCGAAATTGTGGATACCACAGGCAAAGTTTTGGGACAGCATGATGGTGTGCATCATTACACCATTGGTCAGCGTAAGGGTTTGGGAATTGCGGCGGCTGAACCATTGTATGTGGTGGAATTGGATGCTGTAAATAATCGTGTCGTGGTAGGCGATCGCACCCAAGTAACTCAACCAGAATGTACCGTAGGGCGCGTCAACTGGGTTTCCATTGCTGAACCAACTACACCCATTCACGCCGAAGTCCAAGTCCGCTATCGTTCTCACCCTGTACCAGTAACAGTAATTCCTTTGGAAAATTCCCGTGTCCGCTTGGTATTTGATGAACCACAGTTCAGCATTACCCCAGGACAAGCGGCGGTTTGGTACGACGGGGAAAAAGTGTTAGGTGGCGGTATTATTGAGCAGTTTGGTTAA
- a CDS encoding TIGR02281 family clan AA aspartic protease, with translation MLQSFLSRAALILISSALAVLGVACSEDKQTTENIGNQQSVVTDNSLVQPSVESAAPVNRPEPKALPPSELEPNSFELGLDKATGAVSISQSAQSVEDWNLVANQFQEAIALMEKVNRQSPDFVSAQGKIVEYQRKVKYALQKANPNLQQASTDNQKIVVAVPQPKTVAKFMPQPTVTIRQQPEQRVFSAVEVPLPEKNVFVAPIKRRVGGTPIVEVTFNGQQKFDMIVDTGASGTVITQQMANELGIVAVGKAKANTASSRAVEFPVGYVDSMAISGVRVNRVPVAIAGTELETGLLGHDFFGNYDVTIKRNVVEFRPQSHSEVNSVEIELDPPTSSTNSRSVEFP, from the coding sequence ATGCTTCAGTCTTTTTTATCTCGTGCAGCCCTGATTTTGATCTCAAGCGCTTTAGCCGTTTTGGGTGTTGCTTGTAGTGAAGACAAACAGACTACTGAGAATATTGGTAATCAACAATCTGTAGTTACTGACAATTCATTAGTACAGCCTTCTGTCGAATCAGCAGCCCCAGTAAACCGCCCAGAACCTAAAGCACTGCCGCCGTCGGAACTTGAGCCAAATTCGTTTGAATTGGGACTAGACAAAGCCACAGGAGCCGTGAGTATTAGTCAATCGGCACAATCGGTTGAGGATTGGAACTTAGTGGCAAATCAATTTCAAGAGGCGATCGCCCTCATGGAAAAAGTCAACCGCCAAAGTCCAGATTTTGTCTCGGCTCAAGGAAAAATAGTCGAATACCAACGTAAGGTGAAGTACGCCCTGCAAAAGGCCAATCCTAATTTGCAGCAGGCCTCAACTGACAATCAAAAAATAGTGGTGGCCGTTCCTCAGCCCAAAACTGTGGCTAAATTTATGCCACAACCGACTGTTACAATCAGACAGCAGCCAGAACAGCGGGTTTTTTCCGCGGTAGAAGTTCCGCTTCCTGAAAAAAATGTGTTTGTTGCCCCAATCAAACGCCGCGTTGGCGGTACGCCAATTGTGGAAGTTACCTTTAACGGTCAGCAGAAATTCGACATGATTGTCGATACAGGGGCAAGTGGGACTGTAATTACTCAGCAGATGGCTAATGAGTTAGGGATTGTCGCTGTAGGTAAAGCCAAAGCAAATACTGCCAGTTCCAGAGCCGTAGAATTTCCTGTTGGTTATGTGGATTCAATGGCGATTAGTGGGGTAAGAGTGAATCGTGTACCAGTGGCGATCGCTGGAACAGAACTAGAAACTGGGTTATTAGGACATGACTTTTTTGGTAATTACGATGTCACCATTAAACGCAATGTTGTTGAGTTCCGTCCCCAATCGCATTCAGAAGTCAATTCCGTAGAAATTGAACTAGATCCTCCAACTTCGTCCACGAACTCCCGTTCTGTAGAATTTCCTTAG
- the rlmB gene encoding 23S rRNA (guanosine(2251)-2'-O)-methyltransferase RlmB, which translates to MTSKPKKLQTSGEPNRGRTVKIKSKRFIGNPIRKAKPGERDNHPTPSNSHPNRHLSHPSPVLKNTEDKDNESDLIYGRHPVLSALENQRELNRIWVTTRLRYDPRFHNLLLQAKDNGSVIDEVEPKRLDQITEGANHQGIAAQIAPYSYLELPDLIAKAKSVANDPVIVVAEGITDPHNLGAIIRTAEAIGAQGLVIPQRRAVGITSTVVKVAAGALEKFAVARVVNLGRALEELKEAGFWIYGTAATGSEPIHTVRFTGPVVLVIGSEGEGLNMLTQRACDVLVSISLQGKTPSLNASVAAGMALYEVYRQRSLNTLYLNKLQKPL; encoded by the coding sequence ATGACTAGCAAACCCAAAAAACTCCAGACCTCTGGCGAACCCAATCGTGGGCGAACTGTGAAAATTAAAAGCAAACGTTTTATTGGTAATCCTATTCGGAAAGCCAAACCAGGCGAGCGAGATAATCATCCCACTCCCAGCAATTCCCACCCAAATCGCCACTTATCTCATCCATCTCCTGTTCTCAAAAATACAGAAGATAAAGATAACGAAAGTGATTTGATCTACGGTCGCCATCCAGTTTTGAGTGCTTTAGAAAATCAACGTGAATTAAATCGGATTTGGGTAACAACTCGGTTACGCTACGATCCCCGATTTCACAATTTGCTACTTCAAGCGAAAGATAATGGCTCAGTTATCGATGAAGTAGAACCTAAGCGTCTAGACCAAATTACTGAAGGTGCTAATCACCAAGGTATAGCAGCCCAAATTGCCCCCTACTCATACCTAGAATTACCAGACTTAATTGCTAAAGCTAAATCTGTCGCCAACGATCCCGTCATTGTAGTAGCAGAGGGCATCACTGACCCCCATAACTTGGGAGCCATTATCCGTACTGCTGAAGCAATCGGCGCTCAAGGCTTAGTCATTCCCCAAAGAAGGGCTGTGGGGATCACCTCAACAGTAGTAAAAGTAGCCGCAGGTGCTTTAGAAAAATTTGCTGTAGCTAGAGTTGTTAACCTTGGCCGAGCTTTAGAAGAACTCAAAGAAGCTGGCTTTTGGATTTACGGCACCGCCGCCACAGGTAGCGAACCCATACATACAGTGCGCTTCACTGGGCCTGTAGTTTTGGTGATTGGTTCTGAAGGCGAAGGCTTAAACATGTTAACCCAACGTGCATGTGATGTTTTGGTGTCAATTTCCCTACAAGGAAAAACCCCTAGTTTGAACGCCTCTGTTGCCGCTGGGATGGCACTTTATGAGGTTTATCGCCAACGTTCTTTGAACACTTTGTATCTGAATAAGTTACAAAAACCTCTTTGA
- a CDS encoding DUF2059 domain-containing protein has protein sequence MFKVKLQFSRFLGLLLIVCFTFFTVYVANSQQLPLVEYQAKTSARETSKYKLATELLLKTGIAKRYDTHFDHLMGMLIGQGNDSKLYTRFRKMFVREIGWRHFKDAYAARLEADFSEDELKKLLNLSKQPVMKKLLQSEVKAYMDTSKQRFQMGFELWENYNNGKISLPPD, from the coding sequence ATGTTCAAAGTAAAGTTACAATTTTCAAGGTTTCTCGGATTGTTGCTTATCGTCTGCTTTACCTTCTTCACGGTGTATGTAGCAAATTCTCAACAACTCCCTTTAGTTGAATACCAAGCGAAAACATCTGCCAGAGAAACCTCCAAGTATAAATTGGCAACTGAGTTACTACTAAAGACAGGAATCGCAAAAAGATACGATACACATTTCGACCACTTGATGGGTATGCTAATAGGTCAGGGCAACGATTCTAAGCTTTATACAAGGTTTAGGAAGATGTTTGTACGAGAAATTGGTTGGAGACACTTCAAAGATGCCTATGCAGCAAGACTAGAAGCCGATTTTTCGGAAGATGAATTAAAGAAATTGTTAAATTTATCAAAGCAACCTGTGATGAAAAAGTTGTTGCAGTCTGAAGTCAAAGCATATATGGATACGTCTAAACAAAGGTTTCAAATGGGATTTGAATTGTGGGAGAACTATAATAACGGCAAAATTAGTTTACCACCAGACTAG